In Luteimonas sp. MC1750, the following proteins share a genomic window:
- the atpG gene encoding F0F1 ATP synthase subunit gamma, translating into MAGGREIKTKIKSVQNTRKVTRALEMVSASKIRKAQERMKASRPYARAMKQMIGHLAQANTDFQHPFLVERAEVKRVGYVIVSSDRGLAGGLNNNLFRKLLGEIRQWQEKGVEVDVVTIGQKATVFFRRLKVGMLASVTHLGDTPEVDQLVGIVKVMLDGYTEGRLDRVFMVYNDFVNTMTQRAAFDQLLPLPPSDEKLVTHDWDYLYEPDAQTVLEHVLTRYIESLVYQAVMENIASEHAARMVAMKAASDNANKLIDTLNLVYNKARQAAITQEISEIVGGAAAV; encoded by the coding sequence ATGGCCGGCGGCAGAGAAATCAAAACCAAGATCAAGAGCGTGCAGAACACCCGCAAGGTGACGCGCGCGCTCGAGATGGTCTCGGCCTCGAAGATCCGCAAGGCGCAGGAGCGGATGAAGGCCTCGCGCCCCTACGCCCGCGCGATGAAGCAGATGATCGGCCACCTCGCGCAGGCGAACACCGATTTCCAGCATCCGTTCCTGGTGGAGCGGGCCGAGGTCAAGCGCGTCGGCTACGTGATCGTGTCGTCCGACCGCGGCCTGGCCGGCGGCCTCAACAACAACCTGTTCCGCAAGCTGCTGGGCGAGATCCGCCAGTGGCAGGAGAAGGGCGTCGAGGTCGACGTGGTCACCATCGGCCAGAAGGCGACGGTGTTCTTCCGCCGCCTCAAGGTCGGGATGCTGGCGAGCGTCACCCACCTGGGTGACACCCCCGAGGTCGACCAGCTGGTCGGCATCGTCAAGGTGATGCTGGACGGCTACACCGAGGGTCGCCTGGACCGCGTGTTCATGGTCTACAACGACTTCGTGAACACGATGACCCAGCGGGCCGCCTTCGACCAGCTGCTGCCGCTGCCGCCGTCGGACGAGAAGCTGGTGACCCATGACTGGGACTACCTGTACGAGCCCGACGCGCAGACCGTGCTCGAGCACGTGCTGACCCGCTACATCGAGTCGCTGGTGTACCAGGCGGTGATGGAGAACATCGCCTCCGAGCACGCCGCGCGCATGGTCGCGATGAAGGCCGCGAGCGACAACGCGAACAAGCTGATCGACACGCTGAACCTGGTCTACAACAAGGCCCGGCAGGCGGCGATCACCCAGGAAATCTCCGAGATCGTCGGCGGCGCGGCGGCGGTCTGA
- the atpD gene encoding F0F1 ATP synthase subunit beta produces the protein MSNQGKIVQIIGAVVDVEFPRSEVPKVYDALKVEGTEITLEVQQQLGDGIVRAIALGSTDGLKRNLIATNTGTGIVVPVGAGTLGRIMDVLGRPIDEAGPVDASAHWEIHRAAPSYEDQSSSAELLETGIKVIDLMCPFAKGGKVGLFGGAGVGKTVNMMELINNIAKAHEGLSVFAGVGERTREGNDFYHEMKDSNVLDKVAMVYGQMNEPPGNRLRVALTGLTMAEYFRDEKDASGKGKDVLLFVDNIYRYTLAGTEVSALLGRMPSAVGYQPTLAEEMGVLQERITSTKSGSITSVQAVYVPADDLTDPSPATTFAHLDATVVLSRNIASLGIYPAVDPLDSTSRLLDPNVIGAEHYDTARKVQSTLQKYKELKDIIAILGMDELSEEDKQAVSRARKIERFFSQPFHVAEVFTGSPGKYVPLKETIRGFKGIVDGEYDHLPEQAFYMVGGIDEAVEKAAKMAEKA, from the coding sequence ATGAGCAACCAGGGCAAGATCGTTCAGATCATCGGCGCGGTCGTCGACGTGGAATTCCCGCGCAGCGAAGTGCCGAAGGTGTACGACGCACTGAAGGTCGAAGGCACCGAGATCACCCTCGAAGTGCAGCAGCAGCTCGGCGACGGCATCGTGCGCGCGATTGCGCTCGGTTCGACCGACGGCCTGAAGCGGAACCTGATCGCCACGAACACCGGCACCGGCATCGTGGTGCCCGTGGGCGCCGGTACGCTCGGTCGCATCATGGACGTGCTGGGCCGCCCGATCGACGAGGCCGGTCCGGTCGACGCCTCGGCGCACTGGGAAATCCACCGCGCGGCGCCGTCGTACGAGGACCAGTCGTCCTCCGCCGAGCTGCTGGAAACCGGTATCAAGGTCATCGACCTGATGTGCCCGTTCGCGAAGGGCGGCAAGGTCGGCCTGTTCGGCGGCGCCGGCGTCGGCAAGACCGTGAACATGATGGAACTCATCAACAACATCGCCAAGGCGCACGAAGGCCTGTCGGTGTTCGCAGGCGTCGGTGAGCGGACCCGCGAGGGCAACGACTTCTACCACGAGATGAAGGACTCCAACGTCCTCGACAAGGTGGCGATGGTCTACGGCCAGATGAACGAGCCGCCGGGTAATCGTCTCCGTGTGGCGCTGACCGGCCTGACCATGGCCGAGTACTTCCGCGACGAGAAGGACGCGTCGGGCAAGGGCAAGGACGTGCTGCTGTTCGTCGACAACATCTACCGCTACACGCTGGCCGGTACCGAAGTGTCGGCGCTGCTGGGCCGCATGCCGTCGGCAGTGGGCTACCAGCCGACCCTGGCCGAGGAAATGGGCGTGCTGCAGGAGCGCATCACCTCGACGAAGTCCGGCTCGATCACCTCCGTGCAGGCCGTGTACGTGCCCGCGGACGACCTGACCGACCCGTCGCCGGCGACCACCTTCGCCCACCTCGACGCCACCGTCGTGCTGAGCCGCAACATCGCTTCGCTGGGCATCTACCCGGCGGTCGATCCGCTGGACTCCACCAGCCGCCTGCTCGACCCGAACGTGATCGGTGCCGAGCACTACGACACCGCGCGCAAGGTCCAGTCGACGCTGCAGAAGTACAAGGAGCTCAAGGACATCATCGCGATCCTGGGCATGGACGAGCTGTCGGAAGAGGACAAGCAGGCCGTGTCGCGCGCGCGCAAGATCGAGCGCTTCTTCTCGCAGCCCTTCCACGTGGCCGAGGTGTTCACCGGCTCGCCGGGCAAGTACGTGCCGCTGAAGGAAACCATCCGCGGCTTCAAGGGCATCGTGGACGGCGAGTACGACCACCTGCCGGAGCAGGCGTTCTACATGGTCGGCGGCATCGACGAGGCGGTCGAGAAGGCCGCGAAGATGGCCGAGAAGGCTTGA
- a CDS encoding F0F1 ATP synthase subunit epsilon: MTTIRCDIVSAEAEIFRGEATLVVVTGEVGELGIAPRHAPLITRLKPGKVVVTQANGEKLDFAISGGILEVQPQVVTILADTAIRADEIDEEKVRKAKEEAERVLAGRGEAMDIAEAQQKMAEVAAQLQALERLRKNLKH; encoded by the coding sequence ATGACCACCATCCGTTGCGACATCGTCAGCGCCGAGGCCGAGATCTTCCGCGGCGAGGCCACCCTGGTGGTCGTCACCGGTGAAGTCGGCGAACTCGGCATCGCGCCGCGCCACGCGCCGCTGATCACGCGGCTCAAGCCCGGCAAGGTCGTCGTGACGCAGGCCAACGGCGAGAAGCTCGACTTCGCCATCAGCGGCGGCATCCTCGAGGTGCAGCCGCAGGTGGTGACGATCCTGGCCGACACCGCGATCCGCGCCGACGAGATCGACGAGGAAAAGGTGCGCAAGGCCAAGGAAGAGGCCGAGCGCGTGCTCGCCGGCCGCGGCGAGGCGATGGACATCGCCGAGGCGCAGCAGAAGATGGCCGAAGTCGCGGCGCAGCTGCAGGCGCTGGAGCGCCTGCGCAAGAACCTCAAGCACTGA
- a CDS encoding GtrA family protein — MSLGRQGSSYVLIGCVQWLLDWGVMVLLSHLGLRIGLANVAGRICGALLGFWANGKITFAGDGRGLGRRQLLRFVVIWLVLTLLSTVAIEAIDDILGRKWAWLAKPLVEVGLGVLGFIASRHWIYRR, encoded by the coding sequence GTGAGCCTCGGCCGCCAGGGATCGAGCTACGTGCTGATCGGCTGCGTGCAGTGGCTGCTCGACTGGGGCGTCATGGTGCTGCTCAGCCACCTCGGCCTGCGCATCGGCCTAGCCAACGTCGCCGGCCGCATCTGCGGGGCGCTTCTCGGCTTCTGGGCCAACGGCAAGATCACCTTCGCCGGCGACGGGCGCGGGCTCGGGCGCCGGCAGCTGCTGCGCTTCGTGGTCATCTGGCTGGTGCTGACCCTGCTGAGCACGGTCGCGATCGAAGCCATCGACGACATCCTCGGCCGCAAGTGGGCCTGGCTCGCGAAGCCCCTCGTGGAAGTGGGTCTCGGCGTGCTCGGCTTCATCGCCTCGCGGCACTGGATCTACCGGCGCTGA
- the glmU gene encoding bifunctional UDP-N-acetylglucosamine diphosphorylase/glucosamine-1-phosphate N-acetyltransferase GlmU encodes MPATPETASATAAPGDLHVVILAAGEGKRMKSAMPKVLQKIAGKPMLSHVLAAARELSPAAIHVVYGHGGDQVREAYRHRSDINWVEQASQLGTGHAVREAMPDVPDGAQVLVLYGDVPLITAATLRRLLAAGGRIAVLVAELENPRGYGRVVRDPQGNVGAIVEEKDADAEQRRINIVNTGVLAVESTALKNWLQRLSSDNAQGEYYLTDIFSMAAAEYSAAEMVLVDDPVETEGANDPWQLSQLERAMQQRRVRALCADGARFADPARVDIRGEVVVGRDVEIDVDVVLEGRVVLGDGVRIGPFCRIRDAELGAGTVVRAHCDIEGATIEGAAQVGPFARLRPGTVLADGVHIGNFVETKNAALGVGSKANHLSYLGDADIGAGVNIGAGTITCNYDGANKSTTTIADGAFIGSNASLVAPVTIGRDATIGAGSVITSDAPDGRLTIARGRQLSIDGWQRPTKQPKQPA; translated from the coding sequence ATGCCCGCGACCCCCGAAACCGCTTCCGCCACCGCCGCGCCCGGCGACCTGCACGTCGTCATCCTCGCCGCCGGCGAAGGCAAGCGGATGAAGTCCGCGATGCCCAAGGTGCTGCAGAAGATCGCCGGCAAGCCGATGCTGTCGCACGTGCTCGCCGCCGCCCGCGAGCTCTCGCCGGCGGCGATCCACGTGGTCTACGGCCACGGCGGCGACCAGGTGCGCGAGGCCTACCGGCACCGCTCCGACATTAACTGGGTCGAGCAGGCGAGCCAGCTTGGCACCGGCCATGCGGTGCGCGAGGCGATGCCCGACGTGCCCGATGGCGCGCAGGTGCTGGTGCTCTACGGCGACGTGCCGCTGATCACCGCGGCGACGCTGCGCCGCCTGCTCGCGGCCGGCGGGCGGATCGCGGTGCTGGTGGCCGAACTCGAGAACCCGCGCGGCTACGGGCGCGTGGTGCGCGACCCGCAGGGCAACGTCGGCGCGATCGTCGAGGAAAAGGACGCCGACGCCGAGCAGCGCCGGATCAACATCGTCAACACCGGCGTGCTGGCGGTCGAGTCCACGGCGCTGAAGAACTGGCTGCAGCGCCTGTCCAGCGACAACGCGCAGGGCGAGTACTACCTGACCGACATCTTCTCGATGGCCGCGGCCGAGTACAGCGCGGCCGAGATGGTGCTGGTCGACGACCCGGTGGAAACCGAGGGCGCGAACGATCCCTGGCAGCTCTCCCAGCTCGAACGCGCGATGCAGCAGCGGCGCGTGCGCGCGCTCTGCGCCGACGGCGCGCGCTTCGCCGATCCGGCGCGGGTCGACATCCGCGGCGAGGTGGTGGTGGGCCGCGACGTCGAGATCGACGTCGACGTCGTGCTGGAAGGTCGCGTCGTGCTGGGCGACGGCGTGCGCATCGGGCCCTTCTGCCGGATCCGCGACGCCGAGCTGGGTGCCGGGACCGTCGTGCGCGCGCACTGCGACATCGAAGGGGCCACCATCGAGGGCGCCGCGCAGGTGGGGCCGTTCGCGCGCCTGCGCCCGGGCACGGTGCTCGCCGACGGCGTGCATATCGGCAACTTCGTCGAGACCAAGAACGCCGCGCTCGGCGTCGGCAGCAAGGCCAACCACCTGAGCTATCTCGGCGACGCCGACATCGGTGCCGGGGTGAACATCGGCGCCGGCACCATCACCTGCAACTACGATGGCGCCAACAAGTCGACCACGACGATCGCCGATGGCGCCTTCATCGGCTCGAACGCTTCGCTGGTGGCGCCGGTGACCATCGGGCGCGATGCCACGATCGGCGCAGGTTCGGTGATCACCAGCGACGCGCCGGACGGCAGGCTGACGATCGCCCGCGGACGGCAGCTGAGCATCGATGGCTGGCAGCGCCCGACAAAGCAGCCGAAGCAGCCGGCCTGA
- a CDS encoding ATP-binding protein, with product MPRRPRLPLSVSFTALALAYMAIATALGLMLESWLASRWLALPIAIALPLPLLLYHVRRLLAPAHSLFRALAGSVASYRDGDYSFGLSWEGGGELGNLVASHRALGDTLREQRLRLVQRELLLDTMVQNTPVAMLLVDPGGHVVLGNLAARKLLGDGHRLEGVSFPELLERVPEAMREAFARGGDGMFTVGSDDDEDIYHLSRRLFRLNGRRHELLLLRQLTAELRRQEVQVWKKVIRVISHELNNSLAPIASLAHSGGELLRRGQYERLPAALATIEERARHLEGFIRDYARFAKLPSPRLEALEWRSFLERLRSQVDFGIEGHVEGHVRADAAQLEQALLNLLKNAHESGSAAGDVRLGLRRLPDAWRVDVLDRGSGMNEPVLANALLPFYSTKRHGTGLGLALSREIAEAHGGRIALANREDGGLCVTLVLPA from the coding sequence ATGCCGCGCCGGCCGAGGCTGCCGCTGAGCGTCTCGTTCACGGCGCTCGCGCTGGCCTACATGGCGATCGCCACCGCGCTGGGGCTGATGCTGGAATCCTGGCTGGCCTCGCGCTGGCTTGCGCTGCCGATCGCCATCGCCCTGCCCCTGCCACTGCTGCTGTACCACGTCAGGCGGCTACTCGCGCCGGCCCATTCGCTGTTCCGCGCGCTGGCCGGCAGCGTCGCGAGCTACCGCGACGGCGACTACAGCTTCGGCCTGTCGTGGGAAGGCGGCGGCGAGCTCGGCAACCTGGTCGCCAGCCATCGCGCCCTGGGCGACACCCTGCGCGAGCAGCGCCTGCGCCTGGTGCAGCGCGAGCTCCTGCTCGACACCATGGTGCAGAACACGCCGGTGGCGATGCTGCTGGTCGATCCCGGCGGCCACGTGGTGCTCGGCAACCTGGCGGCGCGCAAGCTGCTCGGTGACGGCCACAGGCTGGAGGGGGTCTCGTTCCCGGAACTCCTCGAGCGCGTGCCCGAAGCGATGCGCGAGGCCTTCGCCCGCGGCGGCGACGGCATGTTCACCGTCGGCAGCGACGACGACGAGGACATCTACCACCTGTCGCGCCGGCTGTTCCGGCTCAACGGCCGCCGCCACGAGCTGCTGCTGCTGCGCCAGCTCACCGCCGAACTGCGCCGCCAGGAAGTGCAGGTCTGGAAGAAGGTGATCCGGGTGATCAGCCACGAGCTCAACAACTCGCTGGCGCCGATCGCCTCGCTGGCGCATTCGGGCGGCGAACTGCTGCGGCGCGGCCAGTACGAACGGCTGCCGGCCGCGCTGGCCACGATCGAGGAGCGCGCGCGCCACCTCGAGGGCTTCATCCGCGACTACGCGCGCTTCGCCAAGCTGCCCTCGCCGCGGCTCGAGGCGCTGGAATGGCGCAGCTTCCTCGAGCGGCTGCGCAGCCAGGTCGACTTCGGCATCGAAGGCCACGTCGAGGGCCACGTGCGCGCCGACGCCGCGCAGCTGGAGCAGGCGCTGCTGAACCTGTTGAAGAACGCGCACGAGTCGGGCTCCGCCGCGGGCGACGTGCGCCTGGGCCTGCGCCGGCTGCCGGATGCCTGGCGCGTCGACGTGCTGGACCGCGGCAGCGGCATGAACGAGCCGGTGCTGGCCAACGCGCTGCTGCCGTTCTATTCCACCAAGCGCCACGGCACCGGCCTGGGGCTGGCGCTCAGCCGCGAGATCGCCGAGGCCCACGGCGGCCGCATCGCGCTGGCGAACCGCGAAGACGGCGGGCTGTGCGTGACGCTGGTGTTGCCCGCCTGA
- a CDS encoding sigma-54 dependent transcriptional regulator — MPTVLIIDDNPAVATALELLFSLHDIDAVAAQSPEQGLARLRGGGIDLVVQDMNFHVDTTSGEEGIALFHAIRAQEPDLPVILLTAWTHLESAVDLVKAGAADYLGKPWDDRRLLATVNNLLELSEARRELARHRSGERRRRDALSRGHDLRGVVYADPASERLLSLACQVARSELPVLVTGPNGSGKEKVAEIVHANSMAKDGPFVALNCGALPGELIEAELFGAEAGAYTGAGKAREGKFEAADGGTLFLDEIGNLPAAGQMKLLRVLETGRFARLGGNRERQVRVRVVSATNADLAVMIRDGRFREDLYYRLNAVELKLLPLADRPDDILPLARHFLPAGKQLSADAGRALLRHGWPGNVRELRNVVQRAALLSAGDVIAGDALGLPASPAAPSTTVPAADEPDRAAIEAALARHGGVLAQAAQELGLSRQALYRRLDRLGIRRD, encoded by the coding sequence ATGCCTACCGTCCTGATCATCGACGACAACCCCGCCGTCGCGACCGCGCTGGAGCTGCTGTTCTCGCTGCATGACATCGACGCGGTGGCCGCGCAGTCGCCGGAACAGGGACTGGCGCGGCTGCGCGGGGGCGGCATCGACCTGGTGGTACAGGACATGAACTTCCACGTCGACACCACGTCGGGCGAGGAAGGCATCGCGCTCTTCCACGCCATCCGCGCGCAGGAGCCCGACCTGCCGGTGATCCTGCTCACCGCGTGGACCCACCTCGAGTCGGCGGTGGACCTGGTCAAGGCCGGGGCCGCCGACTACCTCGGCAAGCCCTGGGACGACCGCAGGCTGCTGGCGACGGTCAACAACCTGCTGGAGCTGTCCGAGGCGCGGCGCGAACTGGCGCGGCACCGCAGCGGCGAGCGGCGGCGGCGCGACGCGCTGTCGCGCGGCCACGACCTGCGCGGCGTGGTCTATGCCGATCCCGCCAGCGAGCGACTGCTGTCGCTGGCCTGCCAGGTCGCGCGCTCCGAGCTGCCGGTGCTGGTGACCGGGCCGAACGGATCGGGCAAGGAGAAGGTGGCCGAGATCGTGCACGCGAATTCGATGGCCAAGGACGGGCCGTTCGTGGCGCTCAACTGCGGCGCGCTGCCCGGTGAGCTGATCGAGGCCGAGCTGTTCGGCGCGGAGGCCGGCGCCTATACCGGCGCGGGCAAGGCGCGCGAGGGCAAGTTCGAAGCCGCCGACGGCGGAACGCTGTTCCTCGACGAGATCGGCAACCTGCCGGCGGCCGGGCAGATGAAGCTGCTGCGCGTGCTCGAGACCGGGCGCTTCGCGCGACTGGGCGGCAACCGCGAGCGCCAGGTGCGCGTGCGCGTGGTCAGCGCGACCAATGCCGATCTCGCGGTGATGATCCGCGACGGCCGCTTCCGCGAAGACCTGTACTACCGCCTCAACGCGGTGGAGCTGAAGCTCCTGCCGTTGGCCGACCGGCCGGACGACATCCTGCCGCTGGCGCGCCACTTTCTCCCGGCCGGGAAGCAGCTGTCGGCCGACGCCGGGCGCGCCCTGCTCCGCCATGGCTGGCCCGGCAACGTGCGCGAACTGCGCAACGTCGTGCAGCGCGCGGCGCTGCTGTCGGCCGGCGACGTGATCGCAGGCGATGCGCTTGGCCTGCCAGCGTCGCCCGCGGCGCCGTCGACGACGGTGCCCGCGGCCGACGAACCCGACCGCGCCGCGATCGAAGCCGCGCTCGCGCGCCACGGCGGCGTGCTGGCGCAGGCGGCGCAGGAGCTCGGACTGTCGCGGCAGGCGCTGTACCGGCGCCTCGACCGCCTCGGGATCCGGCGCGACTGA
- a CDS encoding FtsX-like permease family protein: protein MDIRPILSTLLRHKTAAALIVLEIALTCAIICNALFMVGERLTQMRQPSGIAVDELVRIQIIPVGNDADAAAQTRSDLQMLRSLPGVQGATTTNQVPFVNSSWNSGVNLQPEQQQPTVVATTYMGDDHFLDTFGIELVAGRYFTPDELIPNDALSDPEQEVTIPGVVVTRTLAERLFPGQDPLGKPIYVWGDKPVSIIGVVAHLIRPGSMGGPEGSQYSLVMPVRANYDLGGQYIVRTAPERRQEILESASKALRANGPKRIIIEDNTKTFRELRDAYYQQQRSMVWLLGIVCVALLLITALGIVGLASFWVQQRSKQIGIRRALGATRGQILRYFQTENFILATIGIVIGMLLAFGINQLLMGRYELPRLPLVYLPVGALALWLLGQLAVLGPARRAAAVPPAVATRSV, encoded by the coding sequence ATGGACATCCGACCGATCCTTTCCACCCTGCTGCGGCACAAGACCGCCGCCGCGCTGATCGTCCTCGAGATCGCGCTGACCTGCGCCATCATCTGCAACGCGCTGTTCATGGTCGGCGAGCGCCTGACCCAGATGCGCCAGCCCAGCGGGATCGCGGTCGACGAGCTGGTGCGCATCCAGATCATCCCCGTGGGCAACGACGCCGACGCGGCGGCCCAGACGCGCTCCGACCTGCAGATGCTGCGCAGCCTGCCCGGCGTGCAGGGTGCGACCACCACCAACCAGGTGCCGTTCGTGAACTCGTCCTGGAACTCGGGCGTGAACCTGCAGCCGGAACAGCAGCAGCCGACCGTCGTGGCGACGACCTACATGGGCGACGACCACTTCCTCGACACTTTCGGCATCGAGCTGGTGGCGGGCCGCTACTTCACCCCTGACGAACTCATCCCCAACGATGCCCTGAGCGATCCGGAGCAGGAGGTCACCATCCCCGGCGTCGTGGTCACCCGGACCCTGGCCGAACGGCTGTTCCCCGGCCAGGACCCGCTGGGCAAGCCGATCTACGTCTGGGGCGACAAGCCGGTCAGCATCATCGGCGTCGTCGCGCACCTGATCCGGCCCGGCAGCATGGGCGGTCCGGAAGGCAGCCAGTACTCGCTGGTCATGCCGGTGCGCGCCAACTACGACCTCGGCGGCCAGTACATCGTCCGCACCGCGCCCGAGCGGCGCCAGGAGATCCTCGAGAGCGCCAGCAAGGCCCTGCGCGCCAACGGCCCCAAGCGGATCATCATCGAGGACAACACCAAGACCTTCCGCGAGCTGCGCGACGCGTACTACCAGCAGCAGCGCTCGATGGTCTGGCTGCTGGGCATCGTCTGCGTGGCGCTGCTGCTGATCACCGCGCTCGGCATCGTCGGCCTGGCCAGCTTCTGGGTGCAGCAGCGCAGCAAGCAGATCGGCATCCGCCGGGCGCTGGGCGCGACCCGCGGCCAGATCCTGCGCTATTTCCAGACCGAGAACTTCATCCTGGCGACGATCGGCATCGTGATCGGCATGCTGCTGGCCTTCGGCATCAACCAGCTGCTGATGGGACGCTACGAGCTGCCCAGGCTGCCCCTGGTGTACCTGCCGGTGGGCGCGCTGGCGCTGTGGCTGCTGGGCCAGCTGGCGGTGCTGGGGCCGGCGCGGCGCGCGGCCGCGGTGCCGCCGGCGGTGGCGACCCGGAGCGTATGA
- a CDS encoding ABC transporter permease gives MLAYYSRLALRSFRRNKVLTALMVLAIALGIGACMTTLTVFRVLSGDPIPEKSDRLFYVQLDPASLRGFTPGEEPSAQVTRFDAETLLQEKRGLRQAMMTGGAVSITPDKADLPPFYSDARYATADFFPMFAAPFLHGTGWSAADDVANARVAVISKSLNDRVFGGANSVGRSLVIGGGEFRIAGVLEDWRPTPRFYDMNTDRYGELEDVFLPFSTSRQLDFGRSGSMDCWGDSADETALNAPCVWIQYWVELEDASQAADYKAYLDNYSAQQKAAGRFERAPNVRLRSVMEWLEFNRVVPRDVMMQLWLGFGFLLVCLLNTVGLLLAKFLRRSGEIGVRRALGASRTEIFKQCLVEAGAVGLAGGILGLGMALLGLWAVRQQPSSYAELAHLDLPMLLLTFVLAVAASIIAGLLPAWRAMEVTPAIQLKSQ, from the coding sequence ATGCTCGCCTACTACTCCAGGCTCGCCCTGCGCAGCTTCCGCCGCAACAAGGTGCTGACCGCGCTGATGGTGCTGGCGATCGCGCTCGGCATCGGTGCCTGCATGACCACGCTCACCGTGTTCCGGGTGCTGTCCGGGGATCCGATCCCGGAGAAGAGCGACCGCCTGTTCTACGTGCAGCTCGACCCCGCCTCGCTGCGTGGGTTCACGCCGGGCGAGGAGCCGTCGGCGCAGGTGACGCGCTTCGACGCCGAGACCCTGCTGCAGGAGAAGCGCGGCCTGCGCCAGGCGATGATGACCGGCGGCGCGGTGTCGATCACGCCCGACAAGGCCGACCTGCCGCCGTTCTATTCGGATGCGCGCTACGCCACCGCGGACTTCTTTCCGATGTTCGCCGCGCCCTTCCTCCACGGCACCGGCTGGAGCGCGGCCGACGACGTGGCCAACGCGCGCGTGGCGGTGATCTCGAAGTCGCTCAACGACCGCGTGTTCGGCGGCGCCAACAGCGTCGGCCGCTCGCTGGTGATCGGCGGCGGAGAGTTCCGCATCGCCGGCGTGCTCGAGGACTGGCGGCCGACGCCTCGCTTCTACGACATGAACACCGACCGCTACGGCGAGCTCGAGGACGTCTTCCTGCCGTTCTCCACCTCGCGCCAGCTCGACTTCGGGCGCAGCGGCAGCATGGACTGCTGGGGCGACTCCGCCGACGAGACCGCGCTCAACGCACCCTGCGTCTGGATCCAGTACTGGGTCGAACTCGAGGACGCGTCGCAGGCCGCCGACTACAAGGCCTACCTCGACAACTACTCGGCGCAGCAGAAGGCCGCCGGCCGTTTCGAGCGCGCGCCCAACGTGCGCCTGCGCAGCGTCATGGAGTGGCTGGAGTTCAACCGCGTGGTGCCGCGCGACGTGATGATGCAGCTCTGGCTCGGCTTCGGCTTCCTGCTGGTCTGCCTGCTCAACACCGTGGGCCTGCTGCTGGCCAAGTTCCTGCGCCGCAGCGGCGAGATCGGCGTGCGCCGCGCGCTCGGCGCCTCGCGCACCGAGATCTTCAAGCAGTGCCTGGTCGAGGCCGGCGCCGTCGGCCTGGCCGGCGGCATCCTCGGCCTGGGCATGGCCCTGCTGGGGCTGTGGGCGGTGCGGCAGCAGCCGTCGAGCTATGCCGAGCTCGCGCACCTGGACCTGCCGATGCTGCTGTTGACCTTCGTGCTTGCCGTGGCCGCCAGCATCATCGCCGGCCTCCTCCCCGCGTGGCGCGCCATGGAAGTGACGCCCGCGATCCAGCTCAAGTCGCAGTGA
- a CDS encoding ABC transporter ATP-binding protein: MLDMRQVTKVYRTELVETHALRSLDLRVGEGEFVAVTGPSGSGKTTFLNIAGLLETFTGGEFHLDGEDVRGLSDNQRSRLRNQKIGFIFQGFNLIPDLNLFDNVDVPLRYRGMPANERKLRIEDALGMVGLGSRMKHFPAELSGGQQQRAAIARAIAGSPRLLLADEPTGNLDTQMARSVLELLEDINQQGTTIVMVTHDPELAARAHRNVHIVDGMATDLSVEPSLTRASRAGRIEAESRTRAASGA, encoded by the coding sequence ATGCTGGACATGCGCCAGGTCACCAAGGTCTACCGCACCGAACTGGTCGAGACGCACGCGCTGCGTTCGCTCGACCTCCGCGTCGGCGAAGGCGAGTTCGTCGCCGTCACCGGGCCGTCGGGCTCGGGCAAGACGACCTTCCTCAACATCGCGGGCCTGCTGGAGACCTTCACCGGCGGCGAGTTCCACCTCGACGGCGAGGACGTGCGCGGGCTGTCCGACAACCAGCGCAGCCGCCTGCGCAACCAGAAGATCGGCTTCATCTTCCAGGGCTTCAACCTGATCCCGGACCTCAACCTGTTCGACAACGTCGACGTGCCGTTGCGCTATCGCGGCATGCCCGCCAACGAGCGCAAGCTGCGCATCGAGGACGCGCTGGGCATGGTCGGCCTGGGCTCGCGCATGAAGCACTTCCCGGCCGAGCTCTCGGGCGGCCAGCAGCAGCGCGCCGCGATCGCGCGCGCCATCGCCGGCAGCCCGCGCCTGCTGCTCGCCGACGAACCCACCGGCAACCTCGACACGCAGATGGCGCGCAGCGTCCTCGAGCTGCTCGAGGACATCAACCAGCAGGGCACGACCATCGTGATGGTCACCCACGACCCCGAGCTGGCCGCGCGCGCGCACCGCAACGTCCACATCGTCGATGGCATGGCCACCGACCTGTCGGTCGAGCCGAGCCTGACCCGGGCGTCGCGCGCGGGCCGCATCGAGGCCGAATCCCGCACCCGCGCCGCCTCCGGCGCCTGA